The Fragaria vesca subsp. vesca linkage group LG2, FraVesHawaii_1.0, whole genome shotgun sequence genome includes a window with the following:
- the LOC101310276 gene encoding probable sucrose-phosphate synthase 4-like produces the protein MAGNDWLNGYLEAILDAGSKSNTKKGSDGKQKIAKFEQQVKEEKLFSPTKYFVEEVVNSFDESDLHRTWVKVIATRNTRERSNRLENMCWRIWHLARKKKQIAWDDARRLARRRLEREKGRHDAAEDLSELSEGEKEKGETNFIEPPVKEIARINSEMRLWSEDDNRTRHLYIVLISMHGLVRGENMELGRDSDTGGQVKYVVELARALANTKGVYRVDLLTRQITSPEVDYSYGEPNEMLICPPDGGGSCGAYIIRLPCGPRDKYIPKESLWPHIPEFIDGALGHIVNMARALGEEVNGGKPTWPYVIHGHYADAGEVAAQLSGALNVPMVLTGHSLGRNKFEQLLKQGRLSKEDINGTYKIMKRIEAEELGLDAAEMVVTSTRQEIEEQWGLYDGFDLKLERKLRVRRRRGVSCLGRYMPRMVVIPPGMDFSYVTVQEAEGDGDLKSLLGSDRSQRKRNLPPIWSEVMRFFTNPHKPTILALSRPDPKKNVTTLLKAFGECQPLRELANLALILGNRDDIEDMSNSSSVVLTTVLKMIDKYDLYGQVAYPKHHKQSDVPDIYRLAAKTKGVFVNPALVEPFGLTIIEAAAYGLPVVATRNGGPVDILKALHNGLLIDPHDQKAIEDALLKLVADKNLWTECRKNGLKNIHRFSWPEHCRNYLSHVEHSRNRHPTTRLQIVPAPEEPMSDSLKDVDDLSLRFSVDGDFKHNSEHDAATRQRELIEAITRMTSSNSTAAATYCPGRRQRLFVIAVDCYDQNGNGTQTFQEIISSVKKAASLGFGQGRAGFVLLTGSSLQETVKAFKGCQVSIEEFDALVCKSGSEMYYPWRDLAADADFETHIEYRWPGENVRSMVPRLAILEGGAEDDITEYGGSSSSRCYSYNVKPGAKTRRVDDLRQRLRMRGFRCNLFYTRVASRLNVVPLFASRVQALRYLSVRWGTDLSKVVVFVGEKGDTDNEDLLAGLHKTLVLRGSVEYGSERLLHSEDGFRRDDVVPQDSPNIALVESYQPHDISATLEALGIKGL, from the exons ATGGCGGGAAACGACTGGTTAAACGGTTACCTGGAGGCGATTCTGGATGCAGGAAGTAAGAGTAACACAAAGAAGGGGAGCGATGGGAAGCAGAAGATTGCCAAGTTTGAGCAGCAAGTCAAGGAGGAGAAGTTGTTTAGTCCCACAAAATACTTTGTGGAAGAAGTAGTTAACAGCTTTGATGAGTCTGACCTCCACAGGACATGGGTTAAG GTAATAGCTACGAGGAACACTCGTGAACGCAGCAATAGGCTTGAGAATATGTGCTGGCGCATTTGGCATCTCGCTCGTAAGAAGAAACAG ATAGCATGGGATGATGCTCGCAGACTTGCACGGCGCCGTCTGGAGAGGGAGAAAGGCCGCCATGACGCTGCAGAGGACCTTTCCGAGCTGTCTGAAGGGGAGAAGGAAAAAGGTGAGACCAACTTTATAGAACCGCCTGTCAAGGAAATAGCAAGAATCAACTCAGAAATGCGATTGTGGTCTGAGGATGACAACAGGACTAGGCATCTTTACATTGTCTTAATCAG TATGCATGGGTTGGTCCGTGGAGAAAACATGGAACTGGGAAGAGATTCTGATACAGGTGGTCAG GTGAAGTATGTAGTAGAACTTGCTCGTGCTCTGGCCAATACAAAGGGAGTCTATAGAGTTGATCTGTTAACAAGGCAAATCACTTCACCGGAGGTAGACTACAGCTACGGTGAACCTAATGAGATGCTCATTTGCCCGCCTGACGGCGGCGGCAGCTGCGGAGCCTACATTATCCGTCTTCCATGTGGACCTCGCGACAA GTACATACCGAAAGAGTCACTATGGCCTCACATACCTGAATTTATTGATGGGGCTCTCGGCCACATTGTGAACATGGCAAGAGCTCTAGGCGAAGAGGTCAATGGTGGGAAACCAACATGGCCTTATGTTATCCACGGCCACTATGCTGATGCTGGGGAAGTGGCTGCTCAGTTGTCTGGTGCCTTGAATGTCCCCATGGTGCTGACCGGGCATTCCCTAGGAAGAAACAAGTTTGAACAACTGCTCAAACAGGGAAGATTGTCGAAGGAGGACATCAATGGAACCTACAAGATTATGAAGAGGATCGAGGCTGAAGAGCTGGGTTTGGATGCTGCTGAAATGGTGGTGACTAGTACTAGGCAAGAGATTGAAGAGCAGTGGGGACTGTATGATGGGTTTGATCTCAAGTTGGAGAGGAAGCTCAGGGTTAGGAGACGCCGGGGAGTTAGTTGCCTTGGACGATACATGCCAAGAATGGTG GTAATACCGCCAGGCATGGACTTCAGCTATGTTACAGTGCAAGAAGCTGAAGGAGATGGAGATCTCAAATCCCTGCTTGGTTCTGACAGATCTCAAAGGAAAAGGAATCTCCCTCCAATATGGTCTGAG GTAATGAGATTTTTTACTAATCCTCACAAGCCGACTATACTTGCATTGTCTCGTCCTGACCCAAAGAAAAATGTTACTACATTGCTGAAAGCCTTTGGGGAATGCCAACCTCTTCGGGAGCTAGCCAACCTG GCACTGATACTTGGTAACAGAGATGACATTGAAGACATGTCAAATAGCAGCTCAGTTGTTCTAACAACCGTGCTCAAGATGATTGACAAGTATGATCTGTATGGTCAAGTGGCCTATCCTAAGCATCACAAGCAATCAGATGTCCCTGACATCTATCGTCTAGCTGCAAAAACAAAG GGAGTGTTCGTCAACCCAGCTCTTGTGGAACCTTTCGGTCTCACTATTATAGAG GCAGCTGCTTATGGTTTACCAGTGGTCGCCACCAGAAACGGAGGACCTGTGGATATTCTGAAG GCACTACACAATGGCCTTCTAATTGACCCACATGACCAGAAGGCCATAGAAGATGCACTACTAAAGCTTGTTGCCGACAAAAACCTCTGGACGGAATGCAGAAAGAATGGCCTAAAGAACATCCACCGCTTTTCGTGGCCAGAACACTGCCGAAACTACCTCTCCCATGTTGAACACTCTCGAAACCGCCACCCTACCACCCGCCTTCAAATCGTACCAGCTCCTGAAGAACCAATGAGTGACTCTCTGAAAGACGTGGATGACCTTTCTTTGCGATTCTCTGTAGACGGAGATTTCAAACATAATAGTGAGCATGATGCAGCAACTAGACAGAGGGAACTCATCGAAGCCATAACCAGAATGACTTCATCCAATAGCACTGCAGCTGCTACTTACTGTCCTGGTAGGAGGCAGAGGCTGTTTGTAATAGCAGTGGATTGTTATGATCAGAATGGAAATGGTACTCAGACGTTTCAGGAAATTATATCGAGTGTCAAGAAAGCAGCAAGCTTAGGATTTGGCCAAGGTCGTGCAGGCTTCGTATTGTTAACTGGTTCCAGCTTACAAGAGACTGTGAAGGCTTTTAAAGGGTGCCAAGTAAGCATAGAAGAATTTGATGCATTGGTCTGCAAAAGTGGGAGTGAAATGTATTACCCTTGGAGAGATTTGGCAGCTGATGCAGATTTTGAAACACACATCGAGTACCGATGGCCTGGAGAGAATGTGAGGTCCATGGTGCCCAGGCTAGCCATTTTAGAAGGCGGGGCTGAGGATGACATCACGGAGTATGGAGGGTCAAGTAGCTCAAGGTGCTACTCTTATAATGTGAAACCAGGAGCCAAG ACTCGGCGCGTCGATGACCTGCGCCAAAGGTTGCGGATGCGAGGCTTCCGTTGCAACCTTTTCTACACTCGTGTAGCTTCAAGGTTAAATGTTGTACCACTCTTTGCATCAAGAGTACAAGCACTGAG ATATCTTTCGGTCAGGTGGGGAACTGATCTATCCAAAGTGGTTGTGTTTGTGGGGGAAAAAGGAGATACAGATAATGAAGACCTGCTGGCTGGTCTCCACAAGACACTAGTTTTAAGAGGATCAGTAGAGTATGGCAGTGAGAGACTTCTTCATAGTGAAGATGGTTTCAGAAGAGATGATGTAGTCCCACAAGATAGCCCTAACATTGCCCTTGTAGAGAGCTATCAACCCCACGATATCTCAGCCACTCTTGAAGCTCTTGGGATAAAGGGACTTTAG
- the LOC101310565 gene encoding uncharacterized protein LOC101310565 encodes MEDYLQYMKTLRSQMNDVEDQATKISVEEQMQLTTFQTLENDLNAAISETKRFMEDIEQMNKAKGQICSQILERQRKTVSLESDSSTLMQNLELIEQERINLAAKLIEKSTYYLKVSEDIAAKLQQQKDWIICHQTTTELGEPGMVKDTIDEQRVATQGKASIGDHLCITNQGNDARKNLMAMVDSAKVKLDEILQMKSELVKENYKMKQAIDQVNCRESNFKPELRALDIKTLEDEYNALVSDNAGEAEYLKSLQDQIEKLKGISHVLKCSCGVEYKVELDSCV; translated from the exons ATGGAGGACTACTTGCAGTACATGAAGACATTGCGCTCTCAGATGAACG ATGTGGAAGATCAAGCTACCAAGATCTCAGTGGAGGAGCAAATGCAATTAACCACTTTTCAGACCTTAGAGAACGATCTCAATGCCG CAATATCCGAAACTAAACGATTCATGGAAGACATTGAACAGATGAATAAGGCTAAGGGTCAAATATGCTCACAGATTCTGGAAAGACAGAGAAAGACAGTTTCCTTGGAGTCTGATTCATCCACCCTTATGCAG AACTTGGAGCTTATTGAACAAGAAAGGATCAACTTGGCCGCCAAGCTTATTGAGAAGAG CACTTACTACTTGAAAGTTTCAGAGGATATCGCTGCTAAATTGCAGCAACAGAAG GATTGGATCATTTGTCACCAGACTACTACAGAACTTGGAGAACCTGGAATG GTTAAGGATACAATTGATGAGCAACGAGTTGCTACTCAAG GGAAGGCTAGCATTGGCGACCACCTCTGCATAACTAATCAG GGCAATGACGCAAGAAAGAATCTAATGGCGATGGTTGACTCTGCTAAAGTTAAGCTTGATGAGATTTTACAAATGAAATCTGAACTTGTCAAGGAGAACTACAAG ATGAAGCAAGCTATTGACCAAGTAAATTGCAGGGAAAGTAATTTTAAG CCAGAGCTAAGAGCGTTAGACATAAAGACCCTGGAGGACGAATACAATGCCCTTGTATCAGATAATGCAGGAGAAGCTGAATACTTAAAGTCTCTGCAGGACCAAATTGAGAAATTGAAG GGTATATCTCATGTGCTTAAATGTTCTTGTGGAGTGGAATACAAAGTGGAGCTGGACTCTTGTGTATGA
- the LOC101310848 gene encoding putative glycerophosphoryl diester phosphodiesterase YhdW-like produces the protein MAMTTRVGRRQQQQRRSGLGNIRFSSKRLFRTILISLAFLALVPPLFFIFKLKTFRLTQLQKCGWLNSPPLVCAHGGDSSSAFPNTMAAYHSALNSQVDCIEIDVSRSSDGVLLALHDRDLQRISGNNTSKVGHFSMKEIKRLGSSYQSAKFHDANIPTIEEALKLVASSVREVVLDVKVGPPSFEKGLAKDVFDVVERIQCRNCVVWAKSDNIARDVIRLSSDIMVGYIVMIDHSTGVRTNLLRMRDARVVGVYHPLIDEKLVRILHGRKKKVYAWTVDDAKSMENMLWERVDAIVTSNPSMLQGLMQDTRRECLEHGFSLSE, from the exons ATGGCGATGACAACGAGAGTGGGAAGGAGGCAACAGCAGCAGAGGAGGTCTGGATTGGGCAACATCAGGTTCTCTTCAAAGAGGCTCTTCCGTACCATTCTCATCAGCCTCGCCTTCCTCGCTCTCGTCCCTCCCCTTTTCTTCATCTTCAAGCTCAAGACCTTTCGTCTC ACTCAGTTGCAGAAATGTGGTTGGCTAAATAGTCCTCCTCTTGTATGTGCACATGGCGGTGACTCAAGTTCGGCCTTTCCAAACACG ATGGCTGCTTATCACTCTGCTCTTAATTCTCAAGTAGACTGCATTGAGATTGATGTTTCTCGTTCTTCAGATGGAGTACTGCTTGCGCTCCATGACAG GGATTTGCAGCGCATATCTGGAAACAATACTTCTAAGGTTGGACACTTCAGTATGAAAGAG ATAAAACGTCTCGGTTCTAGTTATCAATCTGCAAAGTTCCACGATGCAAATATTCCTACAATTGAAGAGGCTCTGAAG TTGGTAGCAAGTTCAGTCAGGGAGGTGGTGTTAGATGTAAAAGTCGGGCCTCCATCGTTTGAAAAAGGTCTTGCAAAGGATGTATTTGATGTT GTTGAGAGGATCCAGTGTAGGAATTGCGTTGTATGGGCCAAAAGTGATAATATAGCAAGGGATGTGATCAGACTATCCTCAGATATCATG GTGGGGTACATTGTGATGATCGATCATTCAACCGGGGTGAGGACCAACTTACTGAGGATGAGAGATGCTCGTGTTGTTGGTGTGTACCATCCCTTGATTGATGAAAAGCTCGTGAGAATTCTGCATGG GAGAAAGAAGAAGGTATATGCGTGGACTGTTGACGATGCGAAGTCCATGGAAAATATGTTGTGGGAGCGCGTCGATGCCATTGTGACAAGCAACCCGAGTATGCTTCAAGGTCTAATGCAAGATACCAGAAGAGAGTGTCTTGAGCATGGGTTCTCATTATCAGAATAA
- the LOC101311143 gene encoding uncharacterized protein LOC101311143 isoform 2, with translation MANLGLITTWFNKKIVEPLLEILRRGAEPKLLAFSAAVGFTIGLFPICGTTVILSGLAIASLGSRCHAPTVMLINLIATPVELSLMVPFLRFGEYVTGGPHFPLTSDALKKVLTLQASQEVLLSIAHALLGWLVAAPFIFAAVYVLSLPLFKVLVHKFSKGPSSPKRPLSPSDVRLKDDKKEI, from the exons ATGGCGAATTTGGGGTTGATCACCACCTGGTTCAACAAGAAGATCGTCGAGCCTCTCCTCGAAATCCTTCGCAG GGGCGCCGAGCCTAAGCTATTGGCCTTCTCTGCAGCTGTTGGCTTTACCATCGGACTGTTTCCAATCTGCG GGACTACTGTGATTCTCTCTGGCTTGGCTATTGCATCTCTTGGATCCCGCTGCCATGCCCCAACTGTCATGCTCATTAATCTCATTGCTACACCTGTTGAACTCAG TTTGATGGTACCCTTCTTGCGCTTTGGTGAATACGTCACTGGTGGACCTCATTTTCCGCTGACTTCTGATGCTTTGAAGAAAGTTCTAACCCTCCAAGCTTCACAAGAAGTCTTATTAAGTATTGCTCATGCG TTGTTGGGATGGCTTGTTGCGGCACCTTTTATTTTCGCCGCAGTGTATGTACTCTCTTTACCATTGTTTAAGGTGTTGGTTCACAAGTTCAGCAAAGGTCCTTCGAGCCCAAAGAGACCACTTTCTCCATCAGATGTCAGGCTTAAG GATGACAAAAAAGAAATTTGA
- the LOC101311143 gene encoding uncharacterized protein LOC101311143 isoform 1 has product MANLGLITTWFNKKIVEPLLEILRRGAEPKLLAFSAAVGFTIGLFPICGTTVILSGLAIASLGSRCHAPTVMLINLIATPVELSLMVPFLRFGEYVTGGPHFPLTSDALKKVLTLQASQEVLLSIAHALLGWLVAAPFIFAAVYVLSLPLFKVLVHKFSKGPSSPKRPLSPSDVRLKICLQEGGQDDMDELEECLL; this is encoded by the exons ATGGCGAATTTGGGGTTGATCACCACCTGGTTCAACAAGAAGATCGTCGAGCCTCTCCTCGAAATCCTTCGCAG GGGCGCCGAGCCTAAGCTATTGGCCTTCTCTGCAGCTGTTGGCTTTACCATCGGACTGTTTCCAATCTGCG GGACTACTGTGATTCTCTCTGGCTTGGCTATTGCATCTCTTGGATCCCGCTGCCATGCCCCAACTGTCATGCTCATTAATCTCATTGCTACACCTGTTGAACTCAG TTTGATGGTACCCTTCTTGCGCTTTGGTGAATACGTCACTGGTGGACCTCATTTTCCGCTGACTTCTGATGCTTTGAAGAAAGTTCTAACCCTCCAAGCTTCACAAGAAGTCTTATTAAGTATTGCTCATGCG TTGTTGGGATGGCTTGTTGCGGCACCTTTTATTTTCGCCGCAGTGTATGTACTCTCTTTACCATTGTTTAAGGTGTTGGTTCACAAGTTCAGCAAAGGTCCTTCGAGCCCAAAGAGACCACTTTCTCCATCAGATGTCAGGCTTAAG ATTTGCTTGCAAGAGGGAGGACAAGATGACATGGATGAGTTGGAAGAGTGTCTGTTATGA
- the LOC101295976 gene encoding uncharacterized protein LOC101295976, which translates to MSTEERHIFYSAVVQVPTRRPIPTVTGRIPVNLLLYKETRFWFDGPEDYEDVVPQTLVAVEGFLGCRERVSRIAAQQLLQMPIPEQEVPPIIDKLVQKLSVVSDVPSHMPITVLILDITVSLMGSADYDQVIDWVARQTFSYLGHPIRGGEVIGEPSASYKASRTPAATSFIHGLKRLRLDTLEEAVIRKTPTCAICLQDFAESVEQLITCLPCKHHYYVNCIVLCLEINHICPLCRHPMPTAEACEPLTNATAN; encoded by the coding sequence ATGTCTACGGAGGAGAGGCATATATTTTATAGCGCAGTGGTGCAAGTACCAACAAGGCGACCCATACCTACTGTGACGGGCAGGATTCCAGTCAACTTACTTCTCTACAAGGAAACTCGGTTTTGGTTTGATGGTCCAGAAGACTATGAGGATGTTGTTCCGCAAACCTTGGTGGCTGTAGAGGGATTTCTGGGGTGTCGTGAACGCGTGAGTCGTATAGCTGCCCAACAGCTTTTGCAGATGCCTATCCCAGAACAAGAAGTGCCACCTATTATTGACAAGCTTGTTCAGAAGCTTTCGGTGGTGTCTGACGTGCCCAGTCATATGCCTATTACTGTGTTGATATTAGACATCACTGTGTCCTTAATGGGTAGTGCTGACTATGATCAGGTCATTGATTGGGTTGCCAGACAAACCTTCTCGTATTTGGGCCATCCCATTAGAGGAGGTGAGGTTATAGGGGAACCAAGTGCATCATACAAGGCAAGTCGCACTCCTGCAGCTACATCGTTTATTCATGGTTTGAAGAGATTAAGACTTGATACTTTGGAAGAAGCTGTTATTAGAAAGACTCCAACTTGTGCCATCTGTCTTCAGGATTTTGCAGAATCTGTTGAACAACTGATCACTTGTTTGCCCTGCAAACACCATTATTATGTCAATTGCATTGTCTTGTGCCTGGAGATTAATCACATTTGCCCCTTGTGCCGACACCCGATGCCAACTGCGGAAGCCTGCGAGCCATTAACAAATGCTACTGCAAATTAA